The Nitrospira sp. genome has a window encoding:
- a CDS encoding sigma-54-dependent Fis family transcriptional regulator, translating into MSDSEPQPGPVLTDPIITARVEAIKQLAQGLSNRVAVMDQAFNLVYANEAAWAVDERQDRPQHQAKCYEAFAQRTDPCGTCPAITLFGTPEVQCVSCSGNGDGTACGMHQAFPLADQNGTVASILVLFDSASNAKRKNLSPATSTIPVTDRLGDLIGRSPIMQQLFDMTRLVADSSSTVLIQGESGTGKELLARTVHTLSSRRDRPFVVVDCGALPETLLESELFGHVRGAFTGAVTNKRGLFEEADGGTIFLDEIADTTPTFQAKLLRVLQEGEIKPVGGTRAMKIHTRVISASNQDLAELVKAKSFRQDLYYRLAVLPLYLPALRERREDIPLLVQHFVAASCARHHQPARKIAESAMRALRDAPWPGNVRELQHYVERAVVTTAGPWLGCDDLVSRDIENEGGSLRSASREAVTQAERIRIVDALQKTAGNRLKAAKLLKISRASLYNKLRAYCIE; encoded by the coding sequence TTGTCTGACTCAGAGCCCCAGCCAGGCCCAGTGCTGACGGATCCCATCATTACCGCGCGCGTTGAGGCGATCAAGCAACTGGCACAAGGATTGTCTAACCGGGTGGCCGTCATGGATCAAGCCTTCAACCTCGTGTATGCGAACGAAGCGGCCTGGGCGGTGGATGAGAGACAAGACCGTCCTCAGCATCAGGCCAAGTGCTACGAAGCCTTCGCGCAACGGACAGACCCTTGTGGAACCTGTCCCGCGATTACACTATTCGGGACGCCGGAGGTGCAGTGTGTGTCCTGTTCGGGAAACGGTGACGGGACTGCTTGCGGGATGCACCAAGCCTTTCCCTTAGCGGATCAGAACGGCACCGTGGCATCGATACTCGTGCTGTTCGACTCGGCCTCGAACGCGAAGCGCAAGAACCTATCCCCCGCGACCTCAACCATACCGGTCACGGATCGCCTCGGCGATCTGATCGGCCGTAGTCCGATCATGCAACAGCTTTTTGACATGACCCGGTTGGTGGCGGACAGCTCATCCACAGTCCTCATCCAAGGTGAGAGTGGAACAGGGAAGGAACTTCTGGCCAGGACGGTGCACACCCTGAGCAGCCGGCGTGATCGACCCTTTGTCGTCGTCGACTGCGGTGCCCTTCCTGAAACACTGCTTGAAAGTGAGCTTTTTGGCCACGTGCGAGGAGCCTTTACCGGGGCGGTCACAAACAAACGCGGGTTGTTTGAGGAAGCCGACGGGGGAACGATCTTCCTGGATGAAATTGCCGATACGACGCCGACCTTTCAGGCGAAACTGCTTCGTGTGTTGCAGGAGGGCGAGATCAAACCGGTCGGTGGCACACGAGCGATGAAGATCCATACACGGGTCATCTCTGCCTCGAACCAGGATCTAGCCGAACTTGTGAAGGCAAAATCGTTTCGACAGGATCTTTATTATCGACTTGCCGTCCTTCCGCTGTATTTGCCGGCTCTCCGGGAACGACGTGAAGATATCCCACTGCTGGTCCAGCATTTTGTGGCAGCGTCCTGCGCACGACATCATCAGCCGGCACGCAAAATCGCCGAAAGCGCGATGAGAGCATTGCGCGATGCCCCATGGCCCGGCAATGTTCGAGAGTTGCAGCACTATGTCGAGCGAGCCGTGGTGACGACGGCCGGACCATGGCTTGGGTGCGACGATCTGGTTTCAAGGGATATCGAGAACGAAGGCGGGAGCTTACGGTCGGCCTCGCGCGAAGCCGTTACTCAGGCTGAACGCATTCGGATCGTGGACGCCTTGCAAAAGACCGCCGGAAACCGCTTGAAAGCAGCCAAGCTGCTCAAGATCAGCCGAGCGAGTCTCTACAACAAACTCCGCGCCTATTGCATTGAATAG
- a CDS encoding response regulator: MTLPEQKGTVLLIVEDDRDMRSLLCDEFWGTGYQLREARDGDEAFLAVLQSVPDLILTDLRMPAGGDDYVSRLRTVAPHCPIVVITGFGDAALKARVLRAGANAYFDKPVRIADLKVCVQQLLGLSTTKKES; this comes from the coding sequence ATGACCCTGCCGGAACAAAAGGGTACGGTGTTGCTCATCGTCGAAGATGACCGAGACATGCGGAGTCTGCTCTGTGATGAATTTTGGGGAACGGGGTATCAGCTTCGTGAGGCGAGGGATGGAGACGAAGCTTTCCTGGCGGTACTGCAATCTGTGCCGGATCTGATCCTGACCGATTTGCGAATGCCGGCAGGGGGAGATGATTACGTCAGCCGGCTCCGGACGGTGGCACCTCACTGCCCCATCGTGGTCATTACTGGATTCGGCGATGCGGCGTTGAAAGCCCGAGTGTTGCGAGCGGGTGCGAACGCCTACTTCGACAAGCCCGTCCGTATTGCGGACCTAAAGGTATGTGTGCAACAATTGCTCGGCCTCAGTACGACGAAAAAAGAGAGCTGA
- a CDS encoding site-specific integrase produces MSLVVKESLIRLRDGRLHLYRQNDSKNWLWRTFLNGKYVVRSTKNENLVLAKSIAEHEYDKLRFQTTTPDGTVAHSWAECERGFLNSLAHDESNRPSRVRNYKVKLGILAQYFHSYLIHTIKTKQIEEYLCWRKDTYKPPYKNYHSETVSNKTLRSDLLALRQVLKYAKREEWIRVLPDFPKLTVKPRPSGWFTSAEMVKLFKFTHQWIWQEGISGEERCRRAYVDCYIKWLVFTGMRVDEALQVRFEDVTIVSDAKPRPCLFVQVKGGKLSYRKGTTEMIGLHGALGAFEELQRIMRPRHPHPHDLLFPVNPRDTIQELLKAAGLLLDERGQRRTAKSFRHTYIMNSLLHNVDAFVLAKNCRTSVDMIQEYYGSYLTARMKQAELTKMFARVKPVGRSK; encoded by the coding sequence ATGTCTCTTGTCGTCAAGGAATCCCTCATCAGACTTAGAGATGGACGTTTACATCTCTACCGGCAGAACGACTCAAAGAACTGGTTATGGCGCACTTTCCTCAACGGTAAGTATGTAGTTCGTTCCACGAAAAACGAAAACCTTGTCCTTGCAAAATCCATCGCTGAACACGAATACGACAAACTACGGTTTCAAACTACCACACCAGACGGAACGGTAGCACATAGTTGGGCTGAATGTGAACGAGGATTTCTAAATTCCTTAGCTCATGACGAATCCAATAGACCTTCCCGCGTAAGGAACTACAAAGTCAAGTTAGGCATCTTGGCACAGTATTTTCACTCCTATCTGATTCACACGATCAAAACCAAACAAATTGAGGAGTATCTGTGCTGGCGAAAAGATACCTACAAACCACCTTACAAGAACTATCACTCCGAAACAGTCTCCAACAAAACACTAAGATCAGATCTGCTTGCACTTCGTCAAGTTCTGAAATATGCAAAGCGCGAAGAATGGATAAGGGTATTACCGGATTTCCCAAAATTAACTGTCAAACCTCGTCCAAGCGGGTGGTTCACCTCGGCGGAAATGGTGAAGCTGTTCAAATTTACCCATCAGTGGATTTGGCAAGAAGGCATTAGTGGCGAAGAACGTTGCAGGCGAGCATATGTGGACTGCTACATCAAATGGTTAGTTTTTACCGGAATGCGGGTTGATGAAGCGTTGCAGGTACGATTTGAGGATGTGACTATTGTATCAGACGCAAAACCCCGACCTTGTTTATTTGTCCAGGTGAAAGGAGGGAAACTTAGTTATCGGAAGGGAACTACCGAGATGATTGGACTTCATGGGGCGCTAGGAGCATTCGAAGAGTTGCAACGAATCATGCGTCCTCGTCATCCTCATCCCCATGATCTACTCTTCCCTGTCAATCCACGTGACACCATTCAAGAACTTCTCAAGGCAGCTGGCTTATTGCTTGATGAACGAGGACAGCGACGAACAGCTAAGAGTTTCCGTCATACCTACATCATGAACAGTCTTCTCCACAACGTTGACGCGTTTGTCCTGGCTAAGAATTGTCGTACCAGCGTTGACATGATTCAGGAGTACTATGGAAGCTATCTGACTGCAAGAATGAAACAGGCTGAACTGACAAAGATGTTTGCACGAGTCAAACCAGTAGGGAGATCAAAATGA
- a CDS encoding TIGR04255 family protein gives MTSNFPQMLRNSPLREVIFELRFIPSQPAAGDLLPGLLYSALQKDYSDMMTLPVATVPRQIRNQNPDLKYLASHRFSSGSHSVQIGDHSVLLQTTEYPGWSEFKNKVVTLLDALKKTEIVKQVERFSFKYINLIAASESERQLQFLKVRVELPGRAPNEKGFLLREESIEGKFITVTQVAPNATAKVSTLAHEISGLLIDVDTIRQVGNEFWTDHVTLLEEGHAIAKKNFFSLLTEATLQKLDPR, from the coding sequence ATGACATCTAACTTTCCACAGATGCTCCGCAATAGTCCTCTACGTGAGGTTATATTTGAGCTTCGCTTTATACCGTCACAACCTGCAGCAGGAGACCTGCTTCCAGGGCTGCTCTATTCAGCACTTCAAAAAGACTACTCCGATATGATGACTCTCCCTGTGGCTACTGTCCCAAGGCAGATTCGCAATCAAAATCCTGACCTGAAATATCTGGCATCTCATCGATTCAGTAGCGGTTCGCATTCGGTCCAAATAGGGGATCATTCGGTCCTTCTTCAAACCACTGAGTATCCTGGATGGAGCGAATTCAAGAATAAAGTGGTAACTCTTCTCGATGCTCTGAAGAAAACAGAAATTGTTAAGCAGGTTGAGCGATTCTCCTTTAAATACATCAATCTGATTGCAGCATCTGAATCGGAAAGACAGCTGCAGTTTCTGAAGGTACGCGTTGAACTCCCTGGCAGGGCTCCAAATGAAAAAGGGTTTCTGCTGCGAGAGGAAAGTATTGAGGGGAAATTTATAACCGTTACACAGGTAGCTCCTAATGCCACAGCTAAGGTCTCTACATTAGCTCATGAGATATCGGGTCTACTAATAGACGTTGATACGATACGGCAAGTGGGCAATGAGTTTTGGACGGATCATGTCACGCTGTTGGAAGAGGGGCACGCAATTGCTAAAAAGAACTTTTTCTCATTATTGACAGAAGCAACTCTTCAAAAACTTGATCCCAGGTGA
- a CDS encoding PAS domain S-box protein, with product MLIQAGMDHVTLVDWRVVRAVPWMIPFLTIGIFIVDLLAPVGIAVSILYVIPMLLTLFLPHTRAPLYFTVVATVLTWIDLLVRPAGIPIPYAVSNRALGTMVLWLIAAGLFRYRRTQQELTSARVEQAHAEGLMMVAQEARDRADRDVVRAVVGREQAEEQLIASQLRLEGIIESAMDAIITVDEDQHVVLFNRAAEEMFGCSVEAAMGRPLDRFLPERFRETHRQHIQSFGQSGVTTRKMGQLGSVMGRRSNGEEFPIEAAISHIAVDKRAFYTVILRDITERKQVEEIIREGERKLATLVGNLPGFVYRCQNDRDWTFEYVSEGVCDLTGYTTAEYLVQRITSYGVNMHPDDRERVWQEVQAALEHHRPFEMTYRILTRLGEVKWVWERGEGIYTTDGSLNYVEGFVTDVTERKRAEQLLRQSEESYRRLIAFSPYAILVNRGDRIVFANDQAIKLFGAVRAKEILDKSLLDLIHPDHHAVVRERIHELLEGVQAVPVSEDKIVRLDGVSIDVEVSATRFTDEEGPAILIMLRDVSERKRLQEQLRRTERIAELGTLASGMAHEIGTPMNVILGRAEYLMDRVKEEPIKKGLQTIVTQVERITKVMNQLLSFARRKTPERRPLDLQKAIEDSVEIFRERLAKNRIHVEMDLVDSCPLVLGDADQMSQVLINLIVNAVHAMPEGGTLHIGLAREKDCVKLTVADTGHGIPHDVVKKIFEPFFTTKEFGKGTGLGLTVVKGIIEEHQGSIAVESEEGNGTTFTILLPKS from the coding sequence ATGCTGATCCAGGCCGGGATGGATCACGTGACACTCGTGGATTGGCGTGTTGTACGCGCTGTGCCGTGGATGATCCCTTTTCTCACGATCGGAATTTTCATCGTCGACCTCCTCGCCCCCGTCGGCATTGCCGTCTCAATTCTGTACGTGATTCCGATGCTCCTGACACTCTTTTTACCACACACACGCGCGCCGCTCTATTTTACCGTTGTAGCCACAGTCCTGACCTGGATCGATCTTCTGGTACGACCGGCCGGTATCCCGATTCCTTATGCAGTCTCCAACCGTGCATTGGGTACGATGGTGCTCTGGCTTATTGCAGCAGGGCTGTTCCGGTACCGACGAACTCAGCAGGAGTTGACGTCTGCACGTGTCGAGCAAGCGCATGCCGAAGGCTTGATGATGGTGGCGCAAGAGGCCCGCGACCGTGCGGATCGGGATGTGGTTCGCGCCGTCGTCGGTCGCGAACAGGCTGAGGAGCAGCTCATCGCCAGTCAGCTCAGACTGGAAGGCATTATTGAGTCGGCCATGGACGCAATCATCACGGTAGATGAAGATCAGCACGTCGTGTTGTTCAACCGGGCTGCCGAGGAGATGTTCGGTTGTTCGGTTGAAGCGGCAATGGGGCGACCACTTGATCGATTTCTACCCGAGCGCTTCCGTGAAACCCACCGTCAACATATTCAGTCGTTCGGGCAATCCGGCGTCACCACCAGAAAGATGGGGCAACTGGGATCGGTGATGGGGCGCCGCTCAAATGGAGAAGAGTTTCCCATCGAAGCCGCCATCTCGCATATCGCCGTCGACAAAAGAGCCTTCTATACGGTCATTCTCCGAGACATCACCGAGCGGAAGCAGGTGGAAGAGATCATCCGTGAGGGCGAGCGGAAATTAGCGACGCTGGTCGGCAACCTTCCGGGCTTCGTCTATCGGTGCCAGAACGATCGCGACTGGACCTTCGAGTACGTCAGTGAGGGGGTCTGCGATTTGACCGGGTACACCACGGCTGAATACCTCGTTCAACGCATCACGTCATACGGTGTGAATATGCATCCCGATGACCGCGAGCGTGTCTGGCAGGAGGTTCAGGCCGCTCTGGAGCATCATCGCCCCTTCGAAATGACCTACCGCATTCTGACTAGGTTGGGCGAGGTCAAATGGGTGTGGGAGCGAGGCGAGGGGATCTATACAACGGATGGCTCCCTCAACTATGTCGAAGGATTCGTCACCGATGTGACCGAACGCAAGCGAGCTGAACAACTGCTTCGGCAGAGTGAAGAAAGCTACAGACGCCTCATCGCATTCTCACCCTATGCGATTCTTGTCAACAGGGGCGACCGGATCGTGTTTGCCAATGATCAAGCCATCAAGCTGTTCGGCGCCGTGCGGGCGAAGGAGATTCTAGACAAGTCACTCTTGGATCTTATTCATCCGGATCATCATGCCGTCGTTCGCGAGCGGATCCACGAGTTGTTGGAGGGGGTACAAGCGGTTCCCGTCTCGGAGGATAAAATTGTCAGACTCGATGGGGTATCGATTGATGTCGAGGTCAGCGCGACTCGATTCACTGACGAAGAGGGACCGGCCATCTTGATCATGCTCCGAGATGTCAGCGAACGGAAGCGGCTCCAGGAGCAATTGCGCAGGACTGAGCGGATCGCAGAGCTTGGGACGTTGGCCTCGGGCATGGCGCACGAAATCGGAACACCGATGAACGTCATTCTTGGCCGTGCCGAGTATCTGATGGATCGGGTGAAAGAGGAGCCGATCAAAAAAGGGCTCCAGACGATCGTGACGCAGGTCGAGCGCATCACGAAGGTCATGAATCAGTTGCTGTCATTTGCACGACGCAAAACACCCGAACGACGCCCATTGGATCTTCAGAAGGCCATTGAAGATAGTGTGGAAATCTTTCGCGAACGTCTCGCGAAGAATCGGATTCATGTTGAAATGGACCTAGTGGATTCCTGTCCATTGGTCTTGGGTGATGCCGACCAGATGAGCCAGGTGTTGATCAATCTCATTGTGAATGCGGTGCACGCGATGCCGGAGGGCGGGACACTGCACATAGGACTCGCACGGGAAAAGGACTGTGTGAAGCTCACCGTGGCCGACACAGGCCATGGGATTCCCCATGACGTGGTCAAGAAAATCTTCGAGCCATTTTTTACGACGAAAGAGTTCGGCAAAGGGACAGGATTAGGCCTGACTGTGGTCAAGGGGATCATAGAAGAACATCAAGGTTCTATCGCCGTGGAGAGTGAAGAAGGGAATGGGACGACGTTTACGATTCTGTTGCCCAAGAGCTAA
- a CDS encoding DUF2934 domain-containing protein, with protein sequence MKSKKAIKPKAPTKSKTPRARSTRRTTPKAPSPSSSATLYERIATRAFENYERRIRQGPLDDWLQAEQEILGSQ encoded by the coding sequence GTGAAGTCGAAAAAGGCGATCAAGCCGAAGGCTCCGACCAAATCGAAGACGCCGCGCGCGCGATCTACCCGTCGAACAACACCAAAGGCCCCCTCCCCTTCTAGTTCGGCAACGCTCTATGAACGGATCGCCACCCGAGCTTTTGAGAACTACGAACGACGTATTCGTCAAGGCCCACTTGATGACTGGCTTCAGGCGGAGCAGGAGATCCTCGGATCACAGTAA
- a CDS encoding sigma-54-dependent Fis family transcriptional regulator, whose product MTEDWGAILVVDDDADMRELAYDMLKDRGHQVSTAGSGQEALRLLGEEDYAVVLTDLRMKGMEGLELLIQIKQTYPDINVILMTAFGSVETAVEAMKHGASDYLTKPVKKDELVRVIERVVREASLRREVSRLRKEVHKEYSFHHILGKSKAIQAVFDLIRRVADSPTNVLITGESGTGKELVAKAIHYNSDRKDAPFIPVNCAAIPEQLLESELFGHMRGAFTDAKLDKRGLFEEAQKGSLFLDEISELPLMLQAKILRAIQEKEIRRVGATKPISVDVRIIAATNLNLSEEVKEKRFREDLYYRLNVIELKLPPLRERREDIPLLVEAFLKKCGETRGKDVKGVSEAALAMLMDYAWPGNVRELENVIERAVTLSRGEKVSPEDLPTAVQGARGDRRVLDEAAEKALPLHELEKEYIKKILEKSGGNKYQAAHALGIDRKTLYRKLAEIEGEPHPEE is encoded by the coding sequence ATGACTGAAGATTGGGGAGCGATCCTTGTTGTCGATGATGATGCCGATATGCGGGAACTCGCCTACGACATGTTGAAGGATCGTGGGCATCAAGTCTCGACGGCTGGAAGTGGTCAGGAGGCCTTGAGATTGCTGGGTGAGGAGGATTACGCGGTTGTCCTCACCGATCTTCGGATGAAAGGGATGGAGGGATTGGAACTATTGATCCAGATTAAACAGACCTATCCCGACATCAATGTGATCCTCATGACGGCATTCGGTTCTGTGGAAACAGCCGTCGAGGCGATGAAACACGGAGCCAGCGACTATCTCACCAAGCCGGTCAAGAAGGATGAGTTGGTTCGAGTCATTGAGCGGGTCGTTCGAGAAGCATCCCTACGACGGGAAGTCAGCCGACTCAGGAAGGAAGTCCATAAGGAATACAGCTTTCACCATATTTTAGGCAAGAGTAAGGCGATCCAAGCGGTCTTCGATCTCATTCGTCGCGTCGCTGATAGCCCGACCAACGTGCTGATCACCGGCGAGAGTGGAACGGGAAAGGAGTTGGTGGCAAAGGCCATCCATTACAATAGCGACCGGAAAGACGCACCGTTTATTCCTGTGAATTGCGCGGCGATTCCTGAACAGCTGTTGGAGAGTGAGTTATTCGGCCACATGCGCGGTGCGTTTACCGATGCGAAGCTCGACAAGCGCGGACTCTTTGAAGAAGCTCAGAAAGGCTCGCTCTTTCTCGATGAAATTAGTGAATTGCCGCTCATGCTCCAAGCCAAGATTCTACGCGCGATTCAGGAGAAAGAAATCAGGCGCGTGGGAGCCACCAAACCGATCTCGGTCGATGTGCGGATCATCGCTGCCACCAATTTGAATCTCAGTGAGGAGGTGAAAGAAAAACGATTCCGGGAGGATCTCTATTATCGACTGAATGTGATTGAGCTCAAATTGCCTCCATTGCGGGAACGTCGAGAGGATATTCCGCTCTTGGTCGAAGCCTTTCTAAAAAAGTGCGGCGAGACCCGCGGGAAAGACGTCAAGGGGGTGAGCGAGGCGGCCCTTGCCATGCTCATGGACTATGCGTGGCCCGGGAATGTCCGGGAACTGGAGAATGTCATCGAACGCGCGGTCACGTTGAGTCGAGGCGAGAAAGTCTCCCCGGAGGATTTGCCGACGGCAGTCCAAGGGGCCCGTGGCGACCGCCGTGTGTTGGACGAAGCTGCCGAAAAGGCCCTCCCCTTACACGAACTCGAGAAAGAATATATCAAGAAAATCCTCGAAAAGTCCGGCGGCAACAAGTACCAAGCCGCTCATGCCCTTGGCATTGACCGGAAGACCCTGTATCGTAAGCTCGCCGAAATCGAAGGCGAGCCTCATCCAGAGGAATGA
- a CDS encoding recombinase family protein has translation MKRVAIYGRVSTTGQSTDVQIQECRAYAERCGYQVVGEYCDKISGTTSKDDREALTRLLEDAFARKFDTVVVYSIDRLGRSLKHCLEILETLKMHRIDFISIKQQIDTSSHHGLLIFNIFASLASFERSQILERTALGRERAKARGVRFGRPSKMNSSVAEAVRLLRQKGSGIKEIAKSLQIGVGSVYKALRTAA, from the coding sequence ATGAAGCGCGTTGCAATTTACGGACGGGTTTCAACAACAGGACAATCTACCGATGTGCAGATTCAGGAATGTCGCGCATACGCAGAGCGATGTGGTTACCAGGTCGTTGGAGAGTATTGCGATAAGATCAGCGGAACCACGAGCAAGGATGATCGTGAAGCATTAACCAGACTCTTAGAGGATGCGTTCGCTCGAAAGTTTGATACGGTCGTTGTTTACTCCATTGACAGGTTGGGACGATCCTTGAAGCATTGTTTGGAGATTCTAGAAACCCTCAAGATGCACCGGATCGACTTCATCAGCATTAAGCAACAAATCGACACAAGTTCCCATCACGGGCTATTAATTTTCAATATCTTTGCGTCCTTGGCATCCTTTGAACGATCACAGATCCTTGAGAGAACGGCACTGGGCAGGGAACGGGCAAAAGCACGGGGGGTTCGCTTTGGGAGACCGTCAAAGATGAATTCGTCTGTCGCAGAAGCGGTTAGATTGTTACGGCAAAAGGGTTCAGGGATTAAGGAGATAGCAAAATCGCTTCAAATTGGCGTGGGGAGCGTGTACAAAGCACTCAGGACAGCGGCGTAA
- a CDS encoding RNA-binding protein, which translates to MGTKLYVGGLPYAATESQLTTLFAEHGTVESARIIADKFTGQSRGFGFIEMSTSAEAQAAITALNGSEMDGRSLTVNEAKPMESRSGGGGRSGGGYTRNRY; encoded by the coding sequence ATGGGCACAAAATTGTATGTTGGCGGGTTGCCGTATGCGGCAACGGAATCGCAACTCACCACCCTGTTTGCCGAGCATGGCACCGTCGAATCGGCCCGCATCATCGCAGACAAATTCACCGGGCAATCTCGAGGGTTTGGCTTTATCGAAATGTCGACCTCTGCGGAAGCCCAAGCCGCCATTACGGCCTTAAACGGCTCGGAGATGGATGGGCGATCGCTCACGGTCAATGAAGCAAAGCCGATGGAGTCTCGGTCTGGTGGCGGAGGCCGATCCGGGGGAGGCTATACCCGTAACCGTTACTAA
- a CDS encoding DUF4184 family protein, with the protein MKPAAQKHFSLITFGVAQIAMDIEPFIGMVRNSEILHGPTHTVLGAIVIGLLVALVSPSICRPILRRYNQEVTAYTLCWLSEPPEPTRLAIWSGAFGGTLSHIVLDSFMHHDMQPFAPFSGANPILNELSHDGVYRLCLLLGLVGCIAWLLTKWLGRL; encoded by the coding sequence GTGAAACCCGCGGCGCAGAAGCATTTCAGCCTCATCACATTTGGCGTCGCTCAAATCGCTATGGATATTGAGCCGTTTATCGGCATGGTGCGAAATTCTGAGATCCTCCATGGTCCAACTCATACGGTACTTGGTGCCATCGTGATCGGCCTGCTCGTCGCCCTGGTGTCCCCTTCGATCTGTCGCCCGATACTCCGTCGATACAATCAAGAAGTTACGGCCTATACGCTGTGTTGGCTGTCGGAACCACCCGAGCCCACTCGTCTCGCGATTTGGTCTGGTGCCTTTGGGGGCACCCTGAGCCACATTGTCCTTGATAGTTTCATGCATCATGACATGCAACCCTTTGCACCATTTTCTGGTGCCAATCCGATCTTGAACGAGTTGTCGCATGATGGTGTGTATCGGCTCTGTCTTCTACTTGGTCTCGTTGGTTGTATCGCATGGCTACTGACAAAATGGTTGGGTCGCCTCTGA
- a CDS encoding chlorite dismutase family protein produces MSIPEQAPALQVTKRQYVNFVFYKVDPAWRRLPEDVRSQGKQEFLRAVEDFNGKVLVVPYSTIGIRGDCDFMLWRISYDLDLFQDMGSTILASGLGQYLSTPYSYLAMTKRSVYVDHHSHAGQEGKRLTVVPGKSKYIFVYPFLKTREWFLLTKAARQGMMDEHIEVGHRFPSVKLNTSYSFGLDDQEWVVAFESDKPEDFLELVMALRETEGSRYTLRDTPIFTCIRRSLKEMLDTLGG; encoded by the coding sequence ATGTCCATCCCTGAACAAGCCCCGGCGCTCCAGGTAACCAAACGCCAGTACGTCAACTTTGTGTTTTATAAAGTGGATCCGGCATGGCGACGCCTCCCAGAAGATGTGCGCAGCCAGGGGAAACAAGAGTTCCTGCGGGCCGTGGAGGACTTTAACGGTAAAGTGTTGGTGGTTCCCTATTCCACCATCGGTATCCGGGGGGACTGCGACTTCATGCTCTGGCGCATCAGCTACGACCTCGATCTGTTCCAGGATATGGGTTCCACGATCCTCGCCTCTGGCCTCGGACAGTATCTCTCTACCCCTTATTCTTACTTGGCGATGACTAAACGGTCGGTCTATGTGGACCACCATTCTCACGCTGGGCAGGAAGGGAAGCGACTGACGGTCGTGCCGGGAAAGAGCAAGTACATCTTCGTGTACCCGTTTCTGAAGACACGCGAATGGTTCCTGCTCACAAAAGCGGCGCGCCAAGGCATGATGGATGAACATATTGAAGTCGGCCATCGATTCCCTTCGGTGAAACTGAATACGAGCTATTCCTTCGGGTTGGACGATCAAGAATGGGTGGTGGCGTTTGAAAGCGACAAGCCTGAGGACTTTCTGGAACTCGTAATGGCACTCCGGGAAACCGAAGGCTCACGATATACGCTGCGGGACACCCCAATCTTCACGTGCATCCGTCGAAGTCTCAAGGAAATGCTCGATACACTCGGTGGCTGA